A single Henriciella sp. AS95 DNA region contains:
- a CDS encoding ATP12 family protein produces MTPTPDRAAGLPKRFYKTATPTSVDGGWRIELDGRPLKTPAKQDFVLPSEALAQLIAEEWEGQGDAIDPETMPLTRLVNVALDRTPQAREDLAAEIAKYAETDLVCHLAESPVGLRERQDAGWKPLREWAGKKLDIVLVPVEGIIASPQPQSSLQAAFDHALSRDDLTLTGLTWACGLLGSCVLAYALLEDRVDAGTAFALSRIDEDWQIEHWGEDAEAKDAANARQRDAEALGAFFRALD; encoded by the coding sequence ATGACGCCGACACCTGACAGGGCCGCAGGCCTGCCAAAACGTTTCTATAAAACTGCGACGCCAACCTCTGTGGATGGCGGGTGGCGCATCGAGCTTGATGGCCGCCCATTGAAGACGCCCGCAAAGCAGGATTTCGTTCTGCCCAGCGAGGCGCTTGCCCAACTCATTGCTGAAGAATGGGAAGGGCAGGGGGACGCCATCGATCCTGAGACAATGCCTTTGACCCGTCTCGTCAACGTCGCGCTGGACCGGACCCCGCAGGCCCGCGAAGACCTCGCCGCTGAAATTGCGAAATACGCCGAAACCGATCTTGTGTGTCACCTCGCCGAGAGCCCGGTAGGCCTACGGGAACGACAGGATGCTGGCTGGAAGCCACTTCGCGAGTGGGCGGGAAAGAAATTGGATATTGTCCTGGTCCCCGTCGAAGGCATCATCGCTTCGCCGCAACCGCAGTCCTCACTGCAGGCCGCGTTCGATCACGCCCTGTCTCGAGATGACCTGACGCTGACCGGCCTGACTTGGGCCTGCGGTCTGCTCGGCTCCTGCGTCCTCGCTTACGCCCTTCTGGAGGACAGAGTGGACGCGGGCACCGCATTCGCCCTCTCACGCATCGACGAAGACTGGCAGATTGAACATTGGGGCGAAGACGCCGAGGCTAAGGATGCCGCCAATGCCCGCCAGCGCGACGCCGAAGCCCTGGGAGCCTTTTTCCGGGCCCTCGACTAG